Proteins encoded together in one Monomorium pharaonis isolate MP-MQ-018 chromosome 8, ASM1337386v2, whole genome shotgun sequence window:
- the LOC105833990 gene encoding phosphorylated adapter RNA export protein isoform X2: MRYSDESDDSADSESDSDSDSAHANVKKPKLKLKKNKSFWKDSTTKNDKYRVWCTQMQEESLTEDLTLCGVTKKLYQERSIESYNFTLRYSENGREPRNNSSDEEKDNEHRLTNKRTNSDRRDIKFKLGKRRNSAMDSDNQKGSVRIIADLSTTADSTDADVATDITCKLKERKDVLIKRVVDIIGKQKAIDFFQKTKKIEEDGGMLIMNGSRRRTAGGVYLWLVKNDKHIPQEKIREIFYYDQKEGEQRKKTGDSGRQKTQELIRNFEDGSEKDLPALLTRAELSTRQIAEEARLRRGEGMDRMPVDSDRTVSNPPPSPVTDDPDHSEHPLVQRQVQDYTDDFLDIGVDIDSMEVL, translated from the exons ATGCGATACAGTGATGAATCTGACGACTCTGCAGATTCCGAAAGTGATTCTGATTCAGATTCCGCACACGCTAATGTTAAAAAACCTAAGCTTAAATTGAAGAAGAATAAGTCTTTTTGGAAGGATTCAACAACTAAGAATGATAAATATAGAGTATGGTGTACTCAGATGCAGGAGGAATCTTTGACTGAAGACTTAACATTGTGCGGTGTTACAAAGAAGTTGTATCAAGAACGCAGTATTGAAAGTTACAACTTTACTCTAAGATACTCAGAAAATGGCAGAGAACCTCGTAATAACAGTTCTGACGAAGAGAAAGATAATGAACATAGATTAACTAATAAAAGGACAAATTCAGATCGgcgtgatataaaatttaaattaggaAAAAGGAGAAATTCTGCTATGGATTCAGACAATCAGAAAGGTTCAGTTAGAATAATAGCGGATTTATCCACAACTGCGGATTCAACAGACGCTGACGTCGCTACTGACATCACCTGTAAacttaaagaaagaaaagatgtCCTTAtaa AACGGGTTGTGGATATAATTGGTAAACAGAAAGCCATcgattttttccaaaaaacaAAGAAGATTGAAGAAGATGGTGGAATGTTAATAATGAATGGATCTCGTAGAAGAACTGCTGGCGGAGTATATCTTTGGTTAGTGAAAAATGACAAACATATTCCTCAAGAAAAAATCagggaaatattttattacgaccaaaaagaaggtgaacaaagaaagaaaactgGTGATTCAGGACGACAAAAGACACAggaattaataagaaattttgaag ATGGATCCGAAAAGGATTTACCAGCTTTATTAACAAGAGCAGAACTTTCGACACGACAAATCGCGGAGGAAGCAAGATTGCGACGGGGTGAGGGCATGGACAGAATGCCAGTAGATTCCGATCGCACGGTATCAAACCCACCACCTAGTCCTGTAACAGATGATCCAGATCATTCTGAACATCCATTGGTACAGAGACAGGTTCAAGATTATACCGATGATTTTCTTGACATAGGAGTGGATATAGATAGTATGGAAGTACTCTAA
- the LOC105833990 gene encoding phosphorylated adapter RNA export protein isoform X1 encodes MEAEPLELEDGEIVDDEADVFATYKILERPHVKQPPVPDTCTKMRYSDESDDSADSESDSDSDSAHANVKKPKLKLKKNKSFWKDSTTKNDKYRVWCTQMQEESLTEDLTLCGVTKKLYQERSIESYNFTLRYSENGREPRNNSSDEEKDNEHRLTNKRTNSDRRDIKFKLGKRRNSAMDSDNQKGSVRIIADLSTTADSTDADVATDITCKLKERKDVLIKRVVDIIGKQKAIDFFQKTKKIEEDGGMLIMNGSRRRTAGGVYLWLVKNDKHIPQEKIREIFYYDQKEGEQRKKTGDSGRQKTQELIRNFEDGSEKDLPALLTRAELSTRQIAEEARLRRGEGMDRMPVDSDRTVSNPPPSPVTDDPDHSEHPLVQRQVQDYTDDFLDIGVDIDSMEVL; translated from the exons ATGGAAGCGGAGCCATTGGAGTTAGAGGATGGTGAAATCGTTGACGATGAG GCTGATGTTTTTGcaacttacaaaattttggaAAGACCTCATGTAAAGCAACCACCTGTCCCAGACACATGTACAAAAATGCGATACAGTGATGAATCTGACGACTCTGCAGATTCCGAAAGTGATTCTGATTCAGATTCCGCACACGCTAATGTTAAAAAACCTAAGCTTAAATTGAAGAAGAATAAGTCTTTTTGGAAGGATTCAACAACTAAGAATGATAAATATAGAGTATGGTGTACTCAGATGCAGGAGGAATCTTTGACTGAAGACTTAACATTGTGCGGTGTTACAAAGAAGTTGTATCAAGAACGCAGTATTGAAAGTTACAACTTTACTCTAAGATACTCAGAAAATGGCAGAGAACCTCGTAATAACAGTTCTGACGAAGAGAAAGATAATGAACATAGATTAACTAATAAAAGGACAAATTCAGATCGgcgtgatataaaatttaaattaggaAAAAGGAGAAATTCTGCTATGGATTCAGACAATCAGAAAGGTTCAGTTAGAATAATAGCGGATTTATCCACAACTGCGGATTCAACAGACGCTGACGTCGCTACTGACATCACCTGTAAacttaaagaaagaaaagatgtCCTTAtaa AACGGGTTGTGGATATAATTGGTAAACAGAAAGCCATcgattttttccaaaaaacaAAGAAGATTGAAGAAGATGGTGGAATGTTAATAATGAATGGATCTCGTAGAAGAACTGCTGGCGGAGTATATCTTTGGTTAGTGAAAAATGACAAACATATTCCTCAAGAAAAAATCagggaaatattttattacgaccaaaaagaaggtgaacaaagaaagaaaactgGTGATTCAGGACGACAAAAGACACAggaattaataagaaattttgaag ATGGATCCGAAAAGGATTTACCAGCTTTATTAACAAGAGCAGAACTTTCGACACGACAAATCGCGGAGGAAGCAAGATTGCGACGGGGTGAGGGCATGGACAGAATGCCAGTAGATTCCGATCGCACGGTATCAAACCCACCACCTAGTCCTGTAACAGATGATCCAGATCATTCTGAACATCCATTGGTACAGAGACAGGTTCAAGATTATACCGATGATTTTCTTGACATAGGAGTGGATATAGATAGTATGGAAGTACTCTAA